Proteins co-encoded in one Balearica regulorum gibbericeps isolate bBalReg1 chromosome 16, bBalReg1.pri, whole genome shotgun sequence genomic window:
- the ZNFX1 gene encoding NFX1-type zinc finger-containing protein 1 isoform X1, with protein sequence MLPAGDGRYGVGPGRGALPAGTGSGAAPSAERCPRPGGLRRPAEESPGRAMEGAGQEPRAGERGHADHCDICFTQRGRNRTNNVSGQAQLGESPQARNDTLLPGQRDERCGGGIWRVPQSSKNKPRNQGEQANSGATGHWNEQQNEGRRMRYQGGQGHERARGPWNEQENESRGRRYQGGQGHERARGPWNEQENESRGRRYQGGQAHEGGRLLRNGQENEGRGRRTQPRENPRFYQTPTPGGAQLSKQPQQVKRIGYKFLENLLQKDPSEVVITLASSPSLKELLSQMTMNPSFIQLVCQVLQKACSSRMDRQSVQQLLGVVKESNFLKICLPQYVSDMVTEAVPAVRHQYPVHITNIISILQELISIFPASSVQNISILLTVLSASINALRASGVDITEETEKNLSKVQMLVQHLQEKRREGTLRADNYILRQPQTDDQGESYRTMTVYPTYNEVHHDEKPFLRPNIVSGRYESTSIYLDTHFRLLREDFVRPLREGILQLLESFEDKGLRKKRFDDIRIYFDARIITPVCSPTGIIYKVQFDIKPLRFVRWQNSKRLLYGSLICMSKDHFETCLFATVSNRDNADLACGIVQLCFNAQSQALLAQVQPSDSFLMVETTAYFEAYQHVLEGLQEIQEEDIPFQKYIVECDTQVKKPTYLTMDTVYNFAPLMEDPLSDEETDHDGLKSQSVHVLDPEQWPSMETLRLDESQMQALSLALTKELAIIQGPPGTGKTYVGLKIVQALLTNKHAWQSTVQKPPILVVCYTNHALDQFLEGIYTFQKHGMVRVGGRSNSEVLKQFTLKELRKKYEFRYNLPAHLRRAYMLTAGEMKEAEQELHEGAKHLECTMYGVLHERHLEACIAPQHWDSLMSRLDDEKFYYSASQHSVILEWLGLGVTFFTHNAVENPGGQQEREEEWEGEAEEQLLEIPEEADLIQADRVLEDEEAVKPQKRKEEERRAVHELASMLLAMKLEDQEEGTAQQKAMQWEVTAAQRKKMKQKMKVELRKLSAMTEMEAKAIQDLWQLDLSSRWRLYRLWLQTYQGFIRQRILQHEQQYQAAAERLTELKLQEDLCILKDAQVVGMTTTGAAKYRQILQKLEPRIVIVEEAAEVLEAHTITTLSKACQHLILIGDHQQLRPSANVYDLAKNFNLEVSLFERLVKVNFPFVRLKYQHRMRPEIAQLLIPHIYQDLENHPSVLKYENIKGVTSNLFFVEHDFPEQEIQEGRSHQNTHEAQFVVELCKYFLCQDYLPSQITILTTYTGQLFCLRKLMPAKTFEGVKVHVVDKYQGEENDIILLSLVRSNSEERTGFLQIPNRVCVALSRAKKGLYCIGNMRMLGKVPLWSKIIHTLREKGHIGHSLMLCCQNHPETKTLVSTAADFSKVPEGGCTRPCEFRLSCSHVCTRVCHPYDTEHKDYRCLKPCQKVLCADGHRCARSCYEVCGPCMVIVEKTISKCGHLQMVPCSTPESKFICQEPCQKKLNCGHTCSNFCGQECTKQCPELVTAMLKCGHNQQVKCWMTEETELEKHVECNTKCSAMLECGHVCSGSCHTCYEGRFHEPCSSPCKRFLVCSHKCRQPCTAECPPCQLECQNHCVHSRCKKKCGERCYPCAEPCEWRCQHYQCTNLCSEPCNRPRCDVPCTKLLCCGHPCIGLCGEPCPKKCLVCDREEVTQIFFGFEEDPDARFVQLEDCGHVFESQGLDHYMDEDDDVIKLKVCPICQTPIRKNLRYGTIVKRWLDEIEKVKEKIQGPAQEIESNRKRLQVALVRNAALQRNLPLVFLMLKNKLEASVLSTKNIGLIENQLNFYKRVADLTKSLSKIDANERKGLRTRLDEVQKWLNKPRLAFTGQELSDLQSELQRLTYLLTLLARCRGGSGMFTPALAAEVASVRRILEGTKKFTAEDEAAVKADLERLCAALPASGLGLSEAERVQVVNAIGCPRGHWFKCKNGHIYVIGECGGAMERSKCPECHEVIGGTNHTLDSTNSLAPEMDGATYPAWSETANNLLNFEELHRLL encoded by the exons ATGCTGCCCGCCGGGGATGGCCGGTATGGGGtagggccggggcggggggcactgCCCGCTGGGACCGG GagcggggcagcccccagcGCTGAGCGGTGCCCTCGCCCCGGAGGGCTGCGGCGCCCCGCAGAGGAGTCACCGGGCCGAGCGATGGAGGGGGCCGGGCAGGAGCCCCGAGCCGGAGAGAGAG ggcATGCAGATCATTGCGATATTTGCTTTACACAAAGAGGCAGAAATAGAACAAATAACGTGTCGGGTCAGGCACAGTTAGGGGAAAGTCCCCAAGCCAGAAATGATACTCTTCTACCTGGGCAAAGAGACGAAAGATGTGGTGGCGGGATTTGGAGGGTTCCTCAATCAAGCAAGAATAAACCAAGAAACCAAGGTGAACAGGCCAACAGTGGAGCCACAGGACACTGGAACGAACAGCAGAATGAAGGAAGGAGAATGAGGTATCAAGGTGGACAAGGACATGAGAGGGCCAGAGGACCCTGGAATGAGCAAGAAAatgagagcagaggaaggaggtaTCAAGGTGGACAAGGACATGAGAGGGCCAGAGGACCCTGGAATGAGCAAGAAAatgagagcagaggaaggaggtaTCAAGGTGGACAAGCCCATGAAGGAGGTAGATTGCTAAGGAATGGGCAGGAAAATGAAGGTAGGGGAAGGAGGACGCAACCTCGGGAGAATCCTCGTTTCTATCAGACCCCTACCCCAGGTGGTGCCCAGCTCAGCAAGCAGCCTCAGCAAGTCAAAAGGATTGGCTATAAATTCCTTGAAAATCTCCTCCAGAAAGACCCTTCAGAAGTTGTCATCACACTTGCTTCTAGTCCGAGTTTGAAGGAACTTCTTTCCCAAATGACTATGAACCCCAGTTTCATTCAGCTTGTTTGTCAGGTGCTTCAAAAAGCATGCAGTTCCCGAATGGATAGGCAGAGTGTCCAGCAGCTTCTGGGAGTGGTGAAGGAGTCCAACTTTCTCAAGATCTGTCTGCCACAGTACGTGTCTGACATGGTAACAGAAGCAGTCCCCGCTGTACGTCATCAGTACCCTGTGCATATTACCAACATAATTTCAATTCTTCAGGAGCTGATCAGTAttttccctgccagctctgtgcagaACATCTCCATTCTCTTGACAGTCTTGTCAGCATCCATAAATGCCCTGAGAGCTTCTGGTGTGGacatcacagaagaaacagagaagaatcTAAGTAAAGTCCAGATGCTCGTGCAGCATCTGCAGGAGAAGAGACGTGAGGGCACACTGAGGGCTGATAACTATATTCTTAGGCAGCCTCAGACTGATGATCAAGGAGAAAGCTATCGTACAATGACTGTTTATCCTACATACAATGAGGTACACCATGATGAGAAACCCTTTCTACGTCCCAATATTGTTTCTGGAAGATACGAGAGCACCAGCATTTATCTTGACACCCATTTCCGTCTTTTGAGAGAAGACTTTGTAAGGCCTTTGAGGGAAGGTATCTTGCAGCTTTTGGAGAGCTTTGAGGACAAAggtttgagaaagaaaagatttgatGATATCAGGATTTACTTTGATGCACGGATTATTACCCCAGTCTGTTCCCCAACTGGTATCATTTACAAGGTCCAATTTGACATAAAACCATTGAGGTTTGTACGATGGCAGAATTCCAAACGGTTGCTATATGGATCCCTGATCTGCATGTCCAAAGACCACTTTGAAACATGCCTTTTTGCCACTGTTTCTAATCGTGATAACGCAGATCTTGCCTGTGGGATTGTGCAGCTCTGTTTTAATGCACAGAGCCAGGCACTGCTGGCACAGGTTCAGCCCTCAGACTCCTTCCTCATGGTAGAGACAACTGCCTACTTTGAGGCCTATCAACATGTGCTAGAAGGGTTACAGGAAATCCAGGAAGAAGATATCCCATTCCAGAAGTACATCGTGGAATGTGACACACAGGTGAAGAAGCCAACATACCTGACAATGGATACTGTCTACAACTTTGCACCCTTGATGGAAGATCCCCTTTCAGATGAAGAGACGGACCATGATGGTTTGAAAAGCCAAAGCGTCCATGTTCTAGATCCCGAGCAGTGGCCCTCAATGGAAACCTTGAGATTAGATGAGTCTCAGATGCAGGCATTGAGTCTTGCACTCACCAAGGAGCTGGCTATTATCCAAGGACCTCCTGGGACAG GGAAGACTTATGTGGGTTTGAAGATTGTTCAGGCTCTCTTGACTAATAAGCACGCATGGCAAAGCACTGTCCAGAAGCCTCCCATCCTCGTAGTCTGCTACACTAACCATGCACTGGATCAGTTCTTAGAAG GAATATACACATTCCAAAAACATGGGATGGTGCGTGTTGGGGGCAGAAGTAACAGTGAAGTCCTGAAGCAATTCACCTTGAAGGAGCTGAGGAAGAAGTATGAATTCCGATACAACTTGCCAGCACATCTCCGCAGAGCCTATATGCTT ACAGCAGGTGAGATGAAAGAGGCTGAGCAGGAGCTCCATGAAGGAGCGAAGCACTTGGAGTGCACAATGTACGGAGTTCTGCACGAGCGTCACTTGGAAGCATGCATTGCACCCCAGCACTGGGACAGCCTGATGAGTCGTCTG GATGATGAGAAGTTTTACTACAGTGCTTCACAACACTCAGTGATTCTGGAGTGGCTGGGCCTTGGTGTAACTTTCTTCACCCACAATGCTGTTGAGAatccag GTggtcagcaggagagagaggaggagtgggaaggtgaagcagaagagcagctttTGGAGATCCCAGAGGAGGCTGACCTGATTCAAGCTGACAGAGTGCTTGAGGACGAAGAGGCAGTAAAGcctcagaaaaggaaggaggaagagcgCAGGGCTGTTCATGAACTAGCCAGTATGCTGTTGGCTATGAAGCTGGAGGACCAGGAAGAAGGAACAGCCCAACAGAAGGCTATGCAGTGGGAG gtaACTGCTgcccagaggaagaaaatgaaacagaagatgaaGGTTGAGCTTCGTAAACTGAGTGCAATGACAGAAATGGAGGCCAAGGCTATCCAGGATCTGTGGCAACTTGACCTGAGCTCCCGCTGGAGGCTTTACAG GCTTTGGCTGCAGACCTATCAGGGATTTATTCGACAGAGGATTCTGCAGCATGAACAGCAGtaccaggcagcagcagaaaggctgACAGAACTGAAGCTGCAGGAAGATCTCTGCATTCTCAAGGATGCCCAAGTTGTGGGGATGACAACTACAG GTGCTGCCAAATACCGTCAGATCTTGCAAAAATTAGAGCCACGAATTGTCATTGTagaagaggcagcagaggtGCTTGAGGCTCACACCATTACTACTCTGAGTAAAGCCTGTCAGCATCTCATCCTCATTGGAGATCACCAGCAG cTGCGGCCTAGTGCAAATGTGTATGACCTGGCCAAGAACTTCAATCTGGAAGTCTCTCTCTTTGAACGGCTGGTGAAAGTCAATTTCCCCTTTGTCCGTCTGAAATACCAA CACCGCATGCGTCCTGAAATTGCCCAGCTTCTCATTCCCCATATATACCAGGACCTGGAGAACCATCCCTCTGTCCTGAAGTATGAGAACATAAAA GGGGTCACATCTAATCTCTTCTTTGTAGAACACGACTTTCCTGAGCAAGAGATCCAGGAAGGGAGAAGCCACCAGAACACACATGAGGCTCAGTTTGTAGTGGAACTGTGCAAGTACTTCTTGTGTCAGGATTATCTACCTTCTCAGATCACCATTCTCACTACTTACACTGGACAGCTTTTCTGTCTGCGTAAGCTCATGCCAGCCAAGACCTTTGAAGGTGTGAAGGTTCATGTAGTAGATAAGTACCAGGGGGAGGAGAATGATATTATTCTGCTGTCACTCGTGCGGAGCAACAGTGAGGAGAGAACTGGGTTCTTACAGATCCCTAATCGTGTATGTGTAGCACTATCCAGAGCTAAGAAAGGGCTGTATTGTATTGGAAATATGAGAATGCTTGGCAAAGTTCCTCTCTGGAGCAAGATCATTCACACCCTTCGGGAAAAGGGTCACATTGGCCACTCATTGATGCTTTGCTGTCAAAACCACCCCGAAACCAAGACACTGGTATCTACAGCAGCAGACTTCAGCAAAGTCCCAGAAGGAGGCTGTACTCGTCCCTGTGAATTTAGGTTGAGTTGCAGCCATGTTTGCACGAGGGTATGCCACCCATATGACACAGAGCACAAAGACTATCGGTGCCTGAAGCCTTGTCAAAAGGTGCTTTGTGCAGATGGGCACCGCTGTGCACGGTCCTGTTATGAGGTCTGTGGACCATGCATGGTGATAGTAGAGAAAACGATTTCTAAGTGTGGCCACCTGCAGATGGTGCCATGCTCTACTCCAGAGAGCAAGTTTATCTGCCAAGAACCTTGCCAGAAAAAGTTGAACTGTGGGCACACATGCAGCAACTTCTGTGGGCAGGAATGCACTAAGCAGTGTCCCGAACTGGTTACAGCCATGCTGAAATGTGGCCACAACCAGCAAGTTAAATGCTGGATGACTGAGGAGACAGAGCTTGAGAAGCATGTGGAATGTAATACGAAGTGTTCTGCCATGCTGGAGTGTGGTCATGTATGCTCAGGATCCTGTCATACCTGCTATGAAGGAAGATTTCATGAGCCGTGTAGCAGCCCGTGCAAGCGCTTCTTGGTCTGCTCCCACAAGTGTCGGCAGCCTTGTACTGCAGAATGCCCTCCCTGTCAGCTGGAGTGTCAGAACCACTGTGTCCACAGCAGgtgtaaaaagaaatgtggaGAGCGCTGTTATCCCTGTGCCGAGCCATGTGAGTGGCGGTGCCAGCACTACCAGTGTACCAATCTTTGCTCGGAACCATGCAATAGGCCGCGCTGCGATGTACCATGCACTAAGTTGCTCTGCTGTGGTCATCCTTGTATTGGATTGTGTGGAGAGCCCTGCCCAAAGAAGTGCCTCGTTTGTGACCGTGAGGAAGTCACCCAGATCTTTTTTGGCTTTGAGGAAGACCCAGATGCTCGATTTGTACAGCTTGAGGACTGTGGCCATGTCTTTGAGTCCCAAGGCCTTGACCATTATAtggatgaagatgatgatgtcaTCAAGCTGAAGGTATGCCCTATCTGTCAGACACCAATCAGAAAGAATTTGAGATATGGCACCATTGTGAAAAGGTGGCTGGATGAGATAGAAaaggtgaaagagaaaattcaagGCCCAGCACAGGAAATTGAGTCTAACAGAAAAAGACTGCAGGTTGCACTGGTAAGgaatgctgctctgcagaggaatCTACCCCTGGTGTTCCTTAtgctaaaaaataaactagaagCTTCTGTTCTTTCCACGAAGAATATTGGACTAATTGAGAACCAGCTTAACTTCTACAAACGTGTGGCAGACCTAACCAAGTCTCTGAGCAAAATTGATGCGAACGAGAGGAAAGGGCTGAGAACGCGGCTGGATGAAGTCCAGAAGTGGCTGAATAAGCCGCGCCTCGCTTTTACGGGCCAGGAGCTGTCTGACCTGCAGTCTGAGCTCCAGAGGCTGACGTATTTGCTGACCCTCTTGGCAAGGTGCAGAGGCGGGAGCGGGATGTTCACTCCAGCGCTCGCAGCAGAGGTTGCCAGCGTACGTCGGATCCTGGAAGGGACGAAGAAATTCACGGCGGAGGATGAGGCGGCGGTGAAGGCTGACCTGGAGAGGCTCTGCGCTGCCTTGCCTGCGTCGGGGCTGGGGCTCTCTGAGGCCGAGCGGGTGCAGGTGGTCAACGCCATTGGCTGTCCCCGTGGCCACTGGTTCAAGTGCAAAAACGGGCACATCTACGTGATCGGGGAGTGCGGGGGGGCGATGGAGAGGAGCAAGTGCCCCGAGTGCCATGAGGTCATTGGGGGCACCAACCACACTCTGGACAGCACCAACAGCCTCGCCCCCGAGATGGACGGGGCGACCTACCCAGCCTGGTCTGAGACGGCCAACAACCTGCTCAACTTCGAGGAGCTCCACCGGCTGCTGTAG